One genomic segment of Vulgatibacter sp. includes these proteins:
- a CDS encoding TVP38/TMEM64 family protein, which yields MQEPPAIATFDFVIDRIRQRLRHVSPRSWRNLLALLAPFALGLSVVLLYDAGDEITAERIQREVLALGGIGLVAFLAAAAVRPLFVVISGSLFAVAAGMVWGPYWGTALALFGALLSTAIVFGLARVFGSGAVRDLAGDKFDKLAGAAQVRGFAFVFVATLGFVFPTDLVIAVAASTGVRSRTVLAATAAGTFPGTVAMVVLGANVAEPSAAPWWIGGGAVVGLTVLALVLAKIWFPRLSAPRPSEARGYSRA from the coding sequence ATGCAGGAGCCCCCGGCGATTGCCACCTTCGATTTCGTGATCGACCGAATCCGCCAGCGGCTCCGCCACGTCTCCCCGCGCAGTTGGCGCAACCTCCTTGCGCTCCTCGCCCCCTTCGCCCTCGGGCTCTCCGTCGTCCTCCTCTACGATGCGGGCGACGAGATCACCGCCGAGCGGATCCAGCGGGAGGTCCTCGCCCTGGGCGGCATCGGCCTCGTCGCCTTCCTGGCTGCAGCAGCGGTGCGGCCCCTCTTCGTGGTGATCTCCGGTTCCCTCTTCGCGGTGGCTGCCGGCATGGTCTGGGGGCCGTATTGGGGAACGGCGCTGGCGCTCTTCGGCGCGCTCCTCTCCACGGCGATCGTCTTCGGCCTCGCCAGGGTCTTCGGCAGCGGTGCCGTCCGCGACCTGGCCGGCGACAAATTCGACAAGCTCGCAGGCGCGGCGCAGGTGCGCGGCTTCGCCTTCGTCTTCGTCGCCACCCTGGGCTTCGTCTTTCCCACCGATCTCGTGATCGCCGTCGCGGCGAGCACCGGCGTGCGCAGCCGCACCGTGCTCGCAGCCACGGCGGCGGGAACCTTCCCCGGCACCGTCGCGATGGTGGTCCTCGGTGCCAACGTGGCCGAGCCCTCCGCCGCGCCGTGGTGGATCGGCGGCGGGGCGGTGGTGGGTCTCACCGTGTTGGCCCTCGTGCTCGCGAAGATCTGGTTCCCGCGGCTCTCGGCCCCCAGGCCGAGCGAGGCCCGGGGCTACTCGCGCGCGTAG